Within Clostridium sp. Marseille-P299, the genomic segment GTAGCCGTTGATAAGGTATAAGCTACATAACGTTCCTGGGATTCTTAACGTATTAAATACTAAATTAATTCGATATATTAAACTAAAATAATTAGCTAAACATTAAAGATTCTTAGATGAATAGTTTGAACCTAGTAATTGTGAAATTATAATTTAGTAGTCCATGTACTACAATCCCAAACTTTAGTTGCAAAATCCTCATAGAAGTCTGGTTCATGGCAAATAAGAAGGATACTACCCTTATAGGCTTTTAAAGCTCGTTTTAACTCTTCTTTTGCATCTACATCAAGGTGATTGGTAGGCTCGTCTAATAATAAAATATTGGTTTCTTTGTTCATTAATTTACATAAGCGAACTTTAGCTTGTTCTCCACCACTTAAGACGCGAACTTGGCTCTCGATATGCTTTGTAGTTAAACCACATTTAGCAAGTGCTGAACGTACTTCATATTGAGTCCATGAAGGAAATTCACACCACAATTCTTCAATACAAGTATTGTTTTTAGCGCCAGTCATTTCTTGTTCAAAATATCCTTGATATAAATAATCACCAAGGGTTACTTTACCTTGTAATGGCTGAATTAAGCCAATAATGCTTTTTAGCAAGGTTGTCTTACCAATACCATTTGCACCTTTTAAAACAACGATATCGCCTCTCTCCATGGTCAAATTAAGAGGTTTGGATAAAGGTTCGTCATAACCGATTACAAGATGCTCTGTTTGGAAAATATAACGGCCTGCAGCTCTTGCTTCTTTAAAGTGAAATTCAGGCTTTGGTTTTTCTTGTGCAAGCTCAATAATATCCATTTTGTCAAGCTTCTTTTGGCGAGACATTGCCATATTTCTAGTGGAAACACGTGCTTTATTACGAGCAACAAAATCTTGAAGTTCCTGTATTTCTTGTTGTTGTCTTTTATATGCAGATTCTAATTGT encodes:
- a CDS encoding ABC-F family ATP-binding cassette domain-containing protein; this encodes MSILNVTHLSHGFGDRAIFHDVSFRLLKGEHIGLVGANGEGKSTFMNIITGKLMPDEGNVEWSKNVRVGYLDQHSVLEKGMSIRDVLKSAFNFLYEMEQKMNELCNEMAEASDDRMAELMEEFGTIQDLLDAHDFYIIDTKVEEIGRALGLDDIGLDKDVTDLSGGQRTKVLLGKLLLEKPDILLLDEPTNYLDVQHIEWLKRYLQEYENAFILISHDIPFLNSVINLIYHMENGELNRYVGDYDKFQEVYAVRKAQLESAYKRQQQEIQELQDFVARNKARVSTRNMAMSRQKKLDKMDIIELAQEKPKPEFHFKEARAAGRYIFQTEHLVIGYDEPLSKPLNLTMERGDIVVLKGANGIGKTTLLKSIIGLIQPLQGKVTLGDYLYQGYFEQEMTGAKNNTCIEELWCEFPSWTQYEVRSALAKCGLTTKHIESQVRVLSGGEQAKVRLCKLMNKETNILLLDEPTNHLDVDAKEELKRALKAYKGSILLICHEPDFYEDFATKVWDCSTWTTKL